A stretch of the Kroppenstedtia eburnea genome encodes the following:
- a CDS encoding redox-sensing transcriptional repressor Rex produces the protein MDMSDMKIPQVTAKRLPLYYRYLEKLHAIGKRRVSSAQLSDALQIDPATIRRDFSYLGELGKKGYGYNVNYLLQFLRDFLRQDEVTNVVLVGVGHLGTALLGYNFYRSHSTKIVAGFDTDPGKVGTEVEGIPVFSMDRFAEVRELHHVEVAILTVPANEAQATTDRIVASGIRGILNFTPARLTVPRNVRLHHIDLTIELQTLIYFLKNFPPEEDIPLTEDGQPDGQG, from the coding sequence CTGGATATGTCAGATATGAAGATTCCTCAGGTGACGGCCAAGCGGTTGCCCCTTTATTACCGCTACCTGGAGAAACTGCACGCCATCGGAAAAAGACGCGTCTCCTCGGCGCAATTGAGCGATGCTTTGCAGATCGACCCCGCCACGATTCGCCGGGATTTTTCTTACCTGGGTGAACTGGGGAAAAAGGGATATGGCTACAACGTCAACTATCTGCTGCAGTTTCTGCGGGATTTTTTGCGCCAGGACGAGGTGACCAATGTGGTTCTGGTGGGGGTCGGTCATCTGGGCACAGCATTGCTGGGATACAATTTTTACCGGAGTCACAGTACCAAGATCGTGGCCGGCTTTGATACGGACCCGGGCAAAGTGGGGACTGAAGTGGAGGGGATTCCCGTATTCTCCATGGACCGCTTTGCCGAAGTGAGGGAGTTGCATCATGTGGAGGTGGCCATTTTGACGGTTCCGGCCAATGAGGCTCAGGCCACCACGGATCGGATCGTTGCTAGCGGGATCCGGGGAATACTCAATTTCACTCCGGCCCGGCTGACGGTGCCGCGAAACGTTCGGTTACATCACATCGATCTGACGATTGAACTGCAGACACTGATCTACTTTCTGAAAAATTTCCCCCCGGAAGAAGACATCCCTCTCACGGAAGATGGGCAACCGGATGGACAGGGCTGA
- the tatC gene encoding twin-arginine translocase subunit TatC, translating into MSGEEQKHWTEHLGELRSRILLTLATFIIMLVVGFLFAQPMIHFMKEDLLQGSLEETLQLHIFSPGEALSIYMQFAFVAAVTFTLPIALYQAWAFVRPGLTSREQRATLRYIPSAVLLFIVGLLFGYYWIFPFLLNFMFKLTASLGATETYGMYEFFRFMFRVVFPIAVFFEMPVVILFLTRIRLLNPHLLRKGRRFAYLIMVVLAALVTPPDFVSNILVTIPLILLYEVSIWLSARVYRRIEAEDEERERRWREREKADTEDGW; encoded by the coding sequence ATGAGTGGTGAAGAGCAGAAGCATTGGACCGAACATCTGGGTGAACTCCGCAGCAGGATTTTGCTCACCCTGGCCACATTCATCATTATGTTGGTCGTCGGCTTTCTGTTTGCACAACCGATGATCCATTTTATGAAAGAGGATCTGTTGCAGGGGTCTCTGGAGGAGACCCTTCAGCTGCATATCTTTTCTCCGGGTGAAGCTCTCAGCATCTATATGCAGTTCGCCTTTGTGGCTGCGGTCACATTTACACTTCCCATCGCGTTATACCAGGCCTGGGCCTTTGTGCGGCCGGGATTGACGAGCCGCGAGCAGCGGGCGACATTGCGGTACATTCCTTCCGCGGTCCTGCTGTTTATCGTGGGACTCCTGTTCGGTTATTATTGGATCTTTCCTTTCCTTCTCAACTTCATGTTTAAGTTGACTGCTTCTCTGGGGGCGACGGAAACCTACGGGATGTACGAGTTTTTTCGCTTTATGTTCCGGGTGGTGTTTCCGATTGCCGTCTTTTTTGAGATGCCGGTGGTCATTCTGTTTCTGACGCGGATCCGGCTGTTAAACCCGCATCTTTTGCGGAAAGGGCGCCGCTTTGCTTATCTGATCATGGTGGTGTTGGCCGCCCTGGTGACGCCACCGGATTTTGTCAGCAACATCCTGGTGACGATTCCGCTCATTCTCCTCTATGAGGTGAGTATCTGGCTGTCGGCCCGGGTCTACAGAAGGATCGAGGCGGAAGATGAAGAGCGGGAGCGCCGATGGAGAGAACGGGAGAAAGCGGACACGGAAGACGGATGGTAA
- the groES gene encoding co-chaperone GroES — protein sequence MIKPLGDRVVLQAIEQEEKTASGIVLPETAKEKPQEGKVVAVGTGRYENGQKVDLEVKEGDRVIFSKYAGTEVKVGDTEYLILRESDILAVLD from the coding sequence GTGATCAAACCGTTGGGGGATCGAGTCGTTCTGCAAGCCATCGAGCAAGAAGAGAAAACAGCCAGCGGCATTGTCCTGCCGGAGACGGCCAAGGAGAAGCCTCAGGAAGGCAAAGTGGTTGCCGTGGGCACCGGCCGTTATGAAAACGGACAAAAAGTCGACCTCGAAGTAAAAGAGGGAGACCGGGTGATCTTCTCCAAATATGCGGGTACGGAAGTGAAAGTGGGAGACACGGAATATCTGATTCTGCGGGAAAGCGATATTCTGGCTGTTCTCGACTGA